A single genomic interval of Arachis duranensis cultivar V14167 chromosome 7, aradu.V14167.gnm2.J7QH, whole genome shotgun sequence harbors:
- the LOC107458988 gene encoding squalene synthase 2: MGSLGAVMKHPDDLFPLVKLKMAMRHAEKQIPPQPHWCFCYTMLQKVSRSFALVIQQLDTDLRNAVCIFYLVLRALDTVEDDTSVATDVKVPILIAFHRHVYDRDWHFSCGTKEYKILMDQFHHVSTAFLELGRNYQEAIEDITKRMGAGMAKFICKEVETIDDYDEYCHYVAGLVGLGLSKLFHASGSEDLAPDHLSNSMGLFLQKTNIIRDYLEDINEIPKSRMFWPRQIWSKYVDKLEDLKYEENSVKAVQCLNDMVTNALLHAEDCLKYMSALRDLSIFRFCAIPQVMAIGTLALCYNNIEVFRGVVKMRRGLTAKVIDRTKTMADVYGSFFDFSCMIKSKVDQNDPNAAKTLSRLEAIQKTCRESGLLSKRKLYVLPNKASYSSTIILILLIFLPIIFAYLSANRRNNELF, encoded by the exons ATGGGGAGTTTGGGAGCGGTTATGAAACACCCTGACGACCTTTTTCCGCTGGTGAAGCTGAAGATGGCAATGAGGCACGCCGAGAAGCAGATCCCTCCACAGCCTCACTGGTGTTTCTGCTACACTATGCTCCAGAAGGTTTCTAGAAGCTTCGCCCTCGTCATTCAGCAGCTCGACACTGACCTCCGTAACGCC GTTTGCATATTCTATTTGGTTCTTCGAGCCCTAGATACCGTCG AGGATGATACAAGCGTAGCTACGGATGTGAAGGTTCCAATTCTGATAGCATTTCATCGTCACGTATATGATCGTGATTGGCACTTTTCAT GTGGCACAAAGGAGTACAAAATCCTCATGGACCAGTTTCATCACGTTTCTACTGCATTTTTAGAACTTGGAAGGAA CTACCAGGAAGCAATTGAAGATATTACCAAAAGAATGGGTGCAGGAATGGCCAAATTTATTTGCAAGGAG GTAGAAACAATTGATGACTATGATGAATATTGTCATTATGTGGCAGGACTTGTTGGGTTAGGTTTATCTAAGCTTTTCCATGCCTCTGGTTCAGAAGATTTGGCTCCAGACCACCTTTCCAATTCAATGGGTCTGTTTCTTCAG AAAACAAACATCATTAGAGATTATCTTGAAGACATCAACGAGATCCCGAAGTCACGCATGTTTTGGCCTCGGCAGATCTGGAGTAAATATGTAGACAAACTTGAG GATTTGAAGTATGAGGAGAACTCAGTTAAAGCAGTGCAATGCTTGAATGACATGGTCACTAATGCTTTGCTGCATGCTGAAGATTGCTTAAAATACATGTCTGCTTTAAGAGACTTATCTATATTTCGTTTTTGTGCTATTCCCCAG GTCATGGCAATTGGAACACTGGCATTATGCTACAACAATATTGAAGTCTTCAGAGGAGTAGTTAAAATGAGGCGTG GTCTAACTGCAAAGGTGATTGACCGAACAAAGACAATGGCTGATGTCTATGGTTCTTTCTTTGACTTTTCCTGTATGATAAAGTCCAAG GTTGACCAAAATGATCCCAATGCGGCAAAAACATTGAGCAGGCTGGAAGCTATACAGAAAACTTGCAGGGAATCTGGTCTCCTTAGTAAAAG GAAATTATACGTACTGCCAAATAAAGCCAGCTACAGCTCGACCATT ATTCTCATACTTCTGATCTTCTTGCCCATCATTTTTGCGTATCTCTCAGCAAACCGCCGGAATAACGAGC TATTCTAG